From the genome of Haloarcula limicola, one region includes:
- a CDS encoding HTH domain-containing protein, whose protein sequence is MVQIDLTSSQEQTLTSLVNRHREAEGPVKGQTVADEVDRSLGTVQNQMQSLAQLGLVDSVSGPEGGYVPTELAYDALGRDPLEETESMRMAHEYERLDVTVDRITLSGVHHPEQCRAQVHLQQSVGQFDVGQAVAVGPTPQYGLVVLGEIAAVDDTSNTLILDIAQMEAPVEAPDEAPE, encoded by the coding sequence ATGGTCCAGATCGACCTGACCAGCAGTCAGGAGCAGACGCTCACGTCGCTGGTCAATCGGCATCGTGAGGCGGAGGGCCCGGTCAAGGGCCAGACCGTCGCTGACGAGGTCGACCGGAGTCTGGGAACCGTCCAGAATCAGATGCAGAGCCTCGCGCAACTGGGTCTCGTCGACAGCGTCTCCGGACCCGAGGGCGGCTACGTCCCGACGGAGTTGGCGTACGACGCCCTGGGACGCGACCCGCTCGAAGAGACGGAGTCGATGCGGATGGCCCACGAGTACGAACGGCTCGACGTCACGGTCGACCGCATCACGCTCAGCGGCGTCCACCATCCCGAGCAGTGTCGCGCGCAGGTCCACCTCCAGCAGTCCGTCGGACAGTTCGACGTCGGGCAGGCCGTCGCCGTCGGGCCGACGCCGCAGTACGGGCTCGTCGTCTTGGGCGAGATCGCGGCCGTCGACGACACGAGCAACACGCTGATACTCGACATCGCACAGATGGAAGCGCCGGTCGAAGCGCCGGACGAAGCGCCGGAATGA
- a CDS encoding DUF4013 domain-containing protein → MIEDGLRYQTQGDDWLERVLIGGVVGFLGVFVIPAFTFSGYMLEVMRRVMGGDRKNPPEWSDLDLVELTVDGLRYVVLTLVYGLAFTLVAGLPVFVFLLGGYGTDSGILVGFGLLIGGLLYLVGLLALAVVLPVATANFVAEDSISAGFDTTVLRDVVANGTMLKAIVFSVVINVVVQVVGSVLLFTLLGILLLPFVGFVGQSAVMYVWARGFADAYEEEYGRPPLDGPATSVEGGVGTTGFDAETGVDTDADEGHRY, encoded by the coding sequence ATGATAGAAGACGGTCTCCGCTATCAGACACAGGGCGACGACTGGCTCGAACGCGTACTGATCGGCGGCGTCGTCGGGTTCCTCGGCGTGTTCGTCATTCCGGCGTTCACGTTCAGCGGGTACATGCTGGAGGTGATGCGGCGAGTGATGGGCGGCGATAGGAAGAATCCGCCCGAATGGAGTGACCTCGACCTCGTCGAGCTGACCGTCGACGGGCTTCGATACGTGGTCCTGACGCTCGTCTACGGGCTGGCGTTCACCCTCGTCGCCGGCCTCCCGGTTTTCGTCTTCCTGCTGGGTGGGTACGGAACGGACTCCGGTATACTCGTCGGCTTCGGGCTCCTGATCGGCGGCCTCCTGTACCTCGTCGGCCTGCTCGCGCTCGCGGTCGTCCTCCCCGTGGCCACGGCGAACTTCGTCGCGGAAGACAGCATCAGTGCCGGGTTCGATACGACGGTCCTCCGGGACGTCGTCGCGAACGGGACCATGCTGAAGGCCATCGTCTTCAGCGTCGTGATCAACGTCGTCGTCCAAGTAGTCGGGAGCGTCCTGCTGTTCACCCTCCTGGGTATCCTCCTGCTCCCGTTCGTCGGCTTCGTCGGCCAGTCGGCCGTCATGTACGTCTGGGCGCGGGGCTTCGCCGATGCCTACGAGGAGGAGTACGGCCGCCCGCCGCTAGATGGACCGGCGACGAGCGTCGAGGGCGGCGTCGGGACGACGGGGTTCGACGCCGAGACGGGCGTGGATACCGACGCCGACGAGGGCCACCGGTACTGA
- a CDS encoding NUDIX hydrolase, whose amino-acid sequence MSNDAADAHPNARQDVIAVDADDTETGTVNRLDAHTGDGIRHRAFTALLFDEDDRVLLAQRAATKRLWDTYWDGTVASHPVQGQTQVEATRERLEEELGIAPAQYNDLRVTDRFEYKRYYENAGLEWEVCAVLQATLSDTSLDPNPGEVDGLMWVPYDRLREHPEYYRQLRLCPWFEIAMRRDEER is encoded by the coding sequence ATGAGCAACGACGCGGCCGACGCGCATCCGAACGCCAGGCAGGACGTCATCGCGGTGGACGCGGACGACACCGAGACGGGGACGGTCAACCGCCTCGACGCCCACACCGGCGACGGCATCCGCCACCGGGCGTTCACGGCGCTGCTGTTCGACGAGGACGACCGCGTGCTGTTGGCCCAGCGAGCGGCGACCAAGCGCCTCTGGGACACCTACTGGGACGGCACCGTCGCCTCCCATCCCGTACAGGGCCAGACGCAGGTCGAGGCCACGAGAGAGCGCCTCGAAGAGGAACTGGGTATCGCGCCCGCTCAGTACAACGACCTCCGGGTGACCGATCGCTTCGAGTACAAGCGCTACTACGAGAACGCCGGGCTGGAGTGGGAGGTCTGTGCCGTGTTGCAGGCGACTCTCTCGGACACGTCGCTCGACCCGAACCCCGGGGAAGTGGACGGCCTGATGTGGGTCCCTTACGACCGCCTGCGCGAACACCCGGAGTACTACCGCCAACTGCGCCTCTGTCCGTGGTTCGAGATCGCGATGCGCCGCGACGAGGAACGGTAG
- a CDS encoding histidine kinase N-terminal 7TM domain-containing protein translates to MLLSPLSVVLLAAVVGMGVAVLAWLHRDRPGAGPLAAFVVAASLWTVAYGLELAVPDVQTMTRLLQAQLTLSVVVPVAWLVTVLEYTGHPRWLTKRRVALLLAEPAMFVTLVWSNRAHGLVWSGSETAVVAQTSALVPVWGLARWAHLAYMLTLILAGGVLLVQQMLRTSELFQSQSLALLVAIAIPTMTHSLYALGEFAETLDPTSLAYVGSGIVLSLALLRGRLLDVAPVTRDLGREAIFAEMDDRVIIVDEGGRIVDVNAAAADLFGAEAAALSGESLRRRLPALAETLPETGERAQTETRLERDGAVRYFDVRVTPLYRAYGVVSGHLVSLRDVTDRRQREQRLDVLNRLLRHNVRNEMNVVRGNADLLRDSVPDSERERIDRILRTVDAIVDRSDKMGRVSEALENERARPVLLRRLLRPVVEEARERTPEGEVTLSCPETCTVEGGPSLTLAFGELLDNAIEHSDGPPTVAVTVATDDAETGVLVRVSDDGPGIAPHERDVILAGRETPLRHGSGVGLWLVHWVVRNVGGTLSFAPEDGDGTTVEIELPAASTDRDTAGGAGDDRPTDGASDERSATAAADAAVSER, encoded by the coding sequence ATGCTGCTGTCGCCGCTCTCGGTGGTGCTGCTGGCCGCCGTCGTGGGGATGGGCGTCGCCGTTCTCGCCTGGCTGCACCGGGACCGGCCCGGTGCCGGTCCGCTCGCGGCGTTCGTCGTCGCCGCCAGCCTCTGGACCGTCGCCTACGGGCTGGAACTGGCCGTTCCGGACGTACAGACGATGACGCGCTTGCTTCAGGCCCAGTTGACGCTCTCCGTCGTCGTCCCCGTCGCGTGGCTGGTGACCGTACTGGAGTACACTGGCCACCCCCGCTGGCTCACGAAGCGACGCGTCGCGCTCTTGCTCGCGGAACCGGCGATGTTCGTCACCCTCGTCTGGTCGAACCGGGCGCACGGGCTGGTCTGGTCGGGCTCCGAGACGGCGGTCGTCGCCCAGACGAGCGCGCTGGTGCCGGTCTGGGGACTGGCCCGGTGGGCCCACCTCGCGTACATGTTGACACTGATTCTGGCCGGCGGCGTCCTGCTGGTCCAGCAGATGCTGCGGACGAGCGAGCTGTTCCAGAGCCAGAGCCTCGCGCTCCTGGTCGCCATCGCGATCCCCACGATGACCCACTCGCTGTACGCCCTCGGGGAGTTCGCCGAGACGCTCGATCCGACCAGCCTGGCGTACGTCGGCTCCGGGATCGTCCTCTCGCTAGCGCTGTTGCGCGGGCGGTTACTGGACGTCGCGCCGGTGACCCGCGACCTGGGTCGGGAGGCCATCTTCGCCGAGATGGACGACCGGGTCATCATCGTCGACGAGGGCGGGCGCATCGTCGACGTCAACGCGGCGGCCGCGGACTTATTCGGCGCGGAGGCCGCCGCTCTCTCCGGAGAGTCGCTGCGGCGTCGGCTTCCGGCGCTCGCGGAGACGCTGCCCGAGACCGGCGAGCGAGCCCAGACGGAGACGCGACTGGAGCGCGACGGCGCGGTGCGGTACTTCGACGTTCGGGTGACGCCGCTGTATCGCGCCTACGGCGTCGTCTCGGGCCACCTCGTCAGCCTGCGGGACGTGACCGACCGCCGGCAGCGCGAACAGCGACTGGACGTGCTCAACCGCCTCCTCCGACACAACGTCCGCAACGAGATGAACGTCGTCCGCGGGAACGCCGACCTCCTGCGCGATAGCGTCCCCGACTCGGAGCGAGAGCGCATCGACCGCATCCTGCGGACGGTCGACGCCATCGTCGACCGGAGCGACAAGATGGGGCGCGTCTCGGAGGCCCTGGAGAACGAGCGGGCCCGACCGGTCCTCCTGCGCCGACTCCTCCGCCCGGTCGTCGAGGAGGCCCGCGAGCGGACGCCCGAGGGCGAGGTGACGCTGTCCTGTCCGGAGACCTGCACCGTGGAGGGCGGCCCGTCGCTGACGCTCGCGTTCGGCGAACTGCTCGACAACGCGATCGAACACAGCGACGGGCCGCCGACGGTCGCGGTCACGGTCGCGACCGACGACGCCGAGACCGGCGTCCTTGTCCGCGTCAGCGACGACGGACCCGGCATCGCCCCGCACGAACGGGACGTCATCCTCGCCGGGCGAGAGACCCCGCTTCGACACGGCTCCGGGGTCGGGCTCTGGCTGGTGCACTGGGTCGTCCGCAACGTCGGGGGGACGCTGTCGTTCGCCCCGGAGGACGGCGACGGGACGACCGTCGAGATCGAGCTGCCGGCGGCCAGCACCGACCGCGACACGGCGGGGGGAGCGGGCGACGACCGCCCGACCGACGGGGCGAGCGACGAGCGATCGGCGACCGCGGCCGCCGACGCGGCGGTGTCGGAGCGCTGA
- a CDS encoding zinc-binding dehydrogenase produces the protein MQAVQYTDHGGREVVTYGDAPDPTVGRNEALVDVKAGALNHLDVWTRRGLPGIDLELPHVPGSDAAGVVREVGADVTRVEPGDRVAVSAGVSCGACEFCRRGEPTLCVDYRVLGEHTTGVHSELAAVPADALVSVPDGVDWETAAAAPLVFQTAWRMLVTRGEIRPADSVLVLGASGGVGHAAVQIADHVGCEVFATAGTDEKRATAERLGADRAIDYTDSEFDRRIRELTDRRGVDVVVDHVGEETWRQSLRSLAKGGRLLTCGATSGPNPETNVNRIFGNQLTVVGSTMATYGETEAALERVWDGTFTVETRATLPMSETARGHELLESREGFGKVVLVPDSEYDE, from the coding sequence ATGCAGGCCGTCCAGTACACAGACCACGGCGGGCGCGAGGTCGTCACCTACGGCGACGCGCCCGACCCGACGGTCGGCCGGAACGAAGCGCTGGTCGACGTCAAGGCCGGCGCGCTGAACCACCTCGACGTCTGGACCCGACGCGGGCTCCCCGGGATCGACCTCGAGCTGCCCCACGTCCCCGGGAGCGACGCCGCGGGCGTCGTCCGCGAGGTCGGCGCGGACGTGACCCGCGTCGAACCCGGCGACCGGGTCGCGGTCAGCGCGGGCGTCAGCTGCGGCGCCTGCGAGTTCTGTCGCCGCGGCGAGCCGACGCTGTGCGTCGACTATCGAGTGCTCGGCGAACACACCACCGGCGTCCACAGCGAACTGGCGGCGGTGCCGGCCGACGCGCTCGTCTCGGTGCCCGACGGCGTGGACTGGGAGACGGCGGCCGCCGCACCCCTCGTCTTCCAGACGGCGTGGCGGATGCTCGTCACCCGCGGAGAGATCCGGCCCGCCGACTCGGTGCTCGTCCTCGGGGCCAGCGGCGGCGTCGGCCACGCGGCGGTCCAGATCGCCGACCACGTCGGCTGTGAGGTGTTCGCCACCGCCGGCACCGACGAGAAGCGGGCGACCGCCGAGCGGCTCGGCGCGGACCGCGCCATCGACTACACCGACAGCGAGTTCGATAGGCGGATCCGGGAGCTCACCGACCGGCGCGGCGTCGACGTCGTCGTCGACCACGTCGGCGAGGAGACCTGGCGACAGTCGCTGCGGTCGCTGGCGAAGGGCGGCCGGCTGCTCACCTGCGGGGCGACTAGCGGCCCGAACCCCGAGACGAACGTCAACCGCATCTTCGGCAACCAGCTGACCGTCGTCGGGTCGACGATGGCGACCTACGGCGAGACCGAGGCCGCCCTCGAACGGGTGTGGGACGGCACGTTCACCGTCGAGACGCGGGCGACGCTGCCGATGAGCGAGACGGCCCGCGGCCACGAGCTGCTGGAATCGCGCGAGGGGTTCGGCAAGGTCGTCCTCGTCCCGGACAGTGAGTACGATGAGTGA
- a CDS encoding molybdopterin-binding protein, whose protein sequence is MLGPRVSDRKTLAVCDTGRSDDSRPREAIRRVSFGGWLRTRVRAATRAAGTIYPPGAFVCVWSTSSPAIPGGGFSFDDEGDKEDEEEAADEADADERQADEIDGESEAERSETADAAEATERAEQSAAEATGTGEDASTADADRTLETTSATESPDPDERVSERDDGVTPTADSTGTPTETSASDADDTVSAAGAADPDPPAAQHRNAATETAVDAALVTVGTTTERGEDPTGEALSAAIEAAGYGVTVRERLRRDYDGIQQAVNTLVGRDDVDLVVTAGGVGVTADDVTIEAVHPLFEKSLPGFGEVFRSLLFDEVGTGIVSVRATAGIADGTPVFCLPADEGAAGVAIDEIIAAEAPDLLDDIEG, encoded by the coding sequence ATGCTCGGTCCTCGGGTCAGCGACCGCAAAACGCTGGCGGTCTGCGATACGGGTCGATCAGACGACTCACGCCCGCGAGAGGCGATTCGACGGGTCAGTTTCGGGGGGTGGCTGCGGACGCGTGTTCGGGCCGCGACTCGCGCGGCCGGAACCATTTACCCACCAGGTGCCTTCGTCTGCGTATGGTCGACTTCCAGTCCCGCGATACCCGGCGGGGGGTTCAGTTTCGACGACGAGGGAGACAAGGAGGACGAAGAGGAGGCGGCGGACGAGGCGGACGCAGACGAGCGGCAAGCCGACGAGATCGACGGCGAGAGCGAGGCGGAACGGAGCGAGACGGCCGACGCCGCGGAAGCGACCGAACGAGCCGAGCAGTCGGCGGCCGAAGCCACCGGGACTGGCGAAGACGCGTCGACGGCGGACGCGGATCGGACCTTGGAGACGACGTCGGCGACCGAGTCACCCGACCCCGACGAGCGAGTGAGCGAGCGGGACGACGGGGTGACCCCGACCGCGGACTCGACGGGGACGCCGACCGAGACGAGCGCGAGCGACGCCGACGACACCGTCAGCGCCGCCGGAGCCGCCGATCCCGACCCGCCCGCCGCTCAGCACCGGAACGCGGCGACGGAGACGGCCGTCGACGCGGCGCTCGTCACGGTCGGGACGACGACGGAGCGCGGCGAGGACCCGACCGGCGAAGCGCTCTCGGCGGCCATCGAAGCGGCCGGTTACGGCGTCACCGTCCGCGAGCGCCTCCGTCGGGACTACGATGGTATCCAGCAGGCCGTCAACACGCTCGTCGGCCGGGACGACGTCGACCTCGTCGTCACCGCCGGCGGCGTCGGCGTCACCGCCGACGACGTGACCATCGAGGCGGTCCACCCGCTGTTCGAGAAGTCCCTGCCCGGCTTCGGCGAGGTGTTCCGGAGCCTCCTCTTCGACGAGGTCGGCACCGGCATCGTCTCGGTCCGGGCGACGGCGGGCATCGCCGACGGGACGCCGGTGTTCTGTCTGCCCGCCGACGAGGGGGCCGCCGGAGTCGCCATCGACGAGATCATCGCCGCCGAAGCGCCCGACCTGCTCGACGACATCGAGGGCTGA
- a CDS encoding aldo/keto reductase — METIQVQSESVPALGLGTWQLTGATCQETVQTALDMGYRHVDTAQAYGNERQVGTGIDAADVDREDVFLTTKLDGSNRSARRVRQSARESCHRLGTDYLDLLLIHWPNTPWMVPVSETIDAMNGLVDDGLVRNIGVSNFSPSRLDEARELSEAPIFTDQVQYHPYWDQTQLLDYCRIHDVLLTAYSPLARGGVLDDPAIVQIGNRYGKSPAQVALRWLVQQDGVAAIPKATGREHLEANLAVFDFELTDEEMERIRSPSKTKTGYHFVRSQLPF, encoded by the coding sequence ATGGAGACGATTCAGGTCCAGAGCGAGTCGGTTCCGGCGCTCGGTCTCGGCACGTGGCAGCTGACGGGCGCGACCTGTCAGGAGACCGTTCAGACGGCCCTCGACATGGGATACCGACACGTCGACACCGCACAGGCCTACGGCAACGAACGGCAGGTCGGGACGGGGATCGACGCCGCCGACGTGGACCGCGAGGACGTCTTTCTCACGACGAAGCTCGACGGGAGCAATCGGAGCGCGCGGCGCGTCCGCCAGTCCGCCCGCGAGAGCTGTCACCGCCTCGGCACGGACTACCTCGACCTGTTGCTCATCCACTGGCCGAACACGCCGTGGATGGTCCCGGTCTCCGAGACCATCGACGCGATGAACGGCCTCGTCGACGACGGCCTCGTCCGAAACATCGGCGTCAGCAACTTCTCGCCGTCGCGGCTGGACGAGGCCCGAGAGCTCTCGGAGGCCCCGATCTTCACCGATCAGGTGCAGTATCACCCCTACTGGGACCAGACGCAACTGCTCGACTACTGCCGGATCCACGACGTGCTCCTGACGGCGTACAGCCCGCTGGCCCGCGGCGGCGTCCTGGACGACCCCGCGATCGTCCAGATCGGCAACCGATACGGCAAGTCCCCCGCACAGGTCGCCCTCCGGTGGCTGGTCCAACAGGACGGCGTCGCCGCCATCCCGAAGGCGACCGGTCGAGAGCACCTCGAAGCGAACCTCGCGGTCTTCGACTTCGAGCTGACCGACGAGGAGATGGAGCGGATTCGGTCACCCTCGAAGACAAAGACCGGCTATCACTTCGTCCGCTCGCAGCTACCGTTCTGA
- a CDS encoding MBL fold metallo-hydrolase, with protein sequence MVTPLSDDIWWYDLSGVNAYLVDDGGALTLVDAGMPWHGNALVGGIREAGFELRDVERVLLTHYDFDHVGGLSAFDGVDLTIYVGAADARFVTGEERPPLSNHKGALQRVGGKFCSPPDNPVEPLTDGETVGSFTTYLTPGHTPGHVCYVSEELEAAFLGDLVMEERGTLKPSPWLLSYDTGDVSESVRGFVEHVPPFEVAGMGHGVPFKRGGSERLAETAATL encoded by the coding sequence ATGGTGACCCCGCTATCGGACGATATCTGGTGGTACGACCTCTCGGGAGTCAACGCGTACCTCGTCGACGACGGGGGCGCGTTGACCCTCGTCGACGCCGGAATGCCGTGGCACGGCAACGCGCTCGTCGGTGGCATCAGAGAGGCCGGCTTCGAGCTGCGCGACGTAGAGCGCGTCCTGCTGACCCATTACGACTTCGACCACGTCGGCGGTCTCTCGGCGTTCGACGGCGTGGACCTGACCATCTACGTCGGCGCGGCCGACGCGCGGTTCGTCACCGGCGAGGAGCGCCCGCCGCTCTCGAATCACAAGGGGGCGCTCCAGCGCGTCGGGGGGAAGTTCTGCTCGCCCCCGGACAACCCGGTCGAACCGCTGACCGACGGCGAGACGGTCGGTAGCTTCACGACCTACCTCACGCCGGGTCACACCCCCGGCCACGTCTGTTACGTCAGCGAGGAGTTGGAGGCGGCGTTCCTCGGCGATCTCGTCATGGAGGAGCGGGGCACGCTCAAGCCGTCGCCGTGGCTGCTTAGCTACGACACGGGCGACGTGAGCGAGAGCGTCCGCGGGTTCGTCGAACACGTCCCGCCGTTCGAGGTGGCCGGGATGGGCCACGGCGTCCCGTTCAAACGCGGCGGAAGCGAGCGTCTCGCCGAGACGGCGGCGACGCTCTGA